From the Caldalkalibacillus uzonensis genome, one window contains:
- a CDS encoding LytR/AlgR family response regulator transcription factor, which yields MSIKVMIAEDEKLAREELEYLLSSYNDLELIPSVTNGKDLLEKYEEYCPDVIFLDIQMPELEGMFVAKQLRAREHPPLIVFTTAYEHYAVEAFRLKAIDYLLKPYSEQRLEEAINRIRTEIKRLREQAKKEATAPETKTSPSREIQRIGKLLIDDGERLSVVDPASILYVVREDRLLKIHTATKIYTSKLTLQELEEKLAPYNFFRPHRSYLVNLNFVEEITPWFNGAYNLTLQHRQKTKIPVSRTAAKELLQRLQM from the coding sequence ATGTCCATTAAGGTGATGATCGCCGAAGATGAGAAGCTTGCCCGGGAAGAGCTGGAGTATTTGCTCAGCTCATACAATGATCTAGAGCTTATACCGAGCGTGACCAATGGCAAAGATTTGCTTGAAAAATATGAAGAGTACTGCCCAGACGTGATATTTCTAGATATTCAAATGCCTGAATTAGAAGGTATGTTTGTCGCCAAACAACTGCGGGCCCGTGAACATCCTCCGCTTATTGTCTTTACCACAGCATATGAACATTATGCTGTTGAAGCTTTCCGCCTGAAGGCAATCGATTATTTGCTGAAACCCTATAGTGAACAACGCTTGGAAGAGGCCATCAATCGCATCCGGACCGAAATTAAGCGCTTGAGGGAACAAGCAAAAAAGGAAGCCACAGCGCCAGAAACCAAAACCTCTCCATCTAGAGAGATCCAGCGGATAGGCAAGCTGTTAATTGATGATGGTGAGCGCTTATCGGTGGTGGATCCCGCCTCCATCCTGTATGTGGTCCGGGAAGACCGCTTGTTAAAAATTCATACGGCCACCAAAATATACACCTCTAAACTGACATTGCAGGAACTTGAGGAAAAATTAGCTCCCTACAACTTTTTCCGGCCCCACCGCAGTTATCTGGTCAATCTTAACTTTGTGGAAGAAATTACACCCTGGTTTAACGGGGCCTACAACCTGACCCTGCAGCACCGCCAGAAAACCAAAATTCCGGTTAGTCGCACTGCAGCAAAAGAGCTGTTACAACGCTTGCAGATGTAA
- a CDS encoding DUF4212 domain-containing protein — MRKMDKAVADAYFRKRTRHILIYLAIWFIVSFGVVLFAEHLTHFTFNGMPFHYFMGAQGSILVFILLLFVNAIVSDKVDKDFGIDETENKRISAGKTLDH, encoded by the coding sequence GTGAGAAAAATGGATAAAGCCGTAGCCGATGCCTATTTCCGTAAAAGAACCCGGCATATTCTCATCTATTTGGCCATCTGGTTTATCGTCTCCTTCGGCGTCGTGCTGTTTGCTGAACATTTGACTCACTTTACGTTTAACGGTATGCCCTTTCATTACTTTATGGGAGCACAGGGGTCCATCCTGGTGTTTATTCTCTTGCTCTTTGTCAATGCCATTGTCAGCGACAAGGTGGACAAGGATTTTGGCATTGATGAAACAGAAAACAAACGCATTAGTGCTGGCAAAACATTAGATCATTAA
- a CDS encoding sodium:solute symporter family protein: MDAQFWVSLALILASFALYIGIAVYNRSRQTSDFYVANRGVPPVWNGMAIAGDWMSAASFIGMAGTVMILGYDGLAYIMGWTGGYLLLTFLLAPQLRKYGRYTVPEFIGDRFDSHTARIIAAVGTMIISFVYIIGQLSGAGVVIGRLFEINTAIGTIIGVIVITIYATFGGMKGITWTQVAQYIVLIVAYLIPIIFISLQMTGNPLPWMTYGEIVSKLGELDRELGLSEYFAPFKETNKMQFVALLFCLMAGTAALPHVIVRFYTVSTMKAARWSGAWALVFIGLLYLSAPAYAAFSRFILMTQVAGRPIDDLPAWTQSWIDTGLLQLIDTNGDGILYWEEIVISNDMVVMATPEIANLGVFVIGLVAAGAMAAALSTAGGLLIAISSSFAHDIYYRLINPQASDKKRLFVARLSIAIATIVAGLVALDPPGVITQIVAWAFSLAAGTFFPVLLLGVWWKRANAKGAIAGMLSGLIITLSYIIAARYFGFSLFGVIDTGAGIFGVPVNLLVTYFVSKMTAEPSKKIQEEVMDLRYPEQMTYKDGEVWIHDSAK, encoded by the coding sequence ATGGACGCGCAATTTTGGGTCTCGCTTGCTCTTATTTTAGCTTCATTTGCCCTGTATATCGGTATTGCTGTTTACAACCGTTCACGCCAAACATCTGACTTTTATGTCGCCAATCGCGGGGTACCACCTGTATGGAACGGGATGGCTATTGCTGGGGACTGGATGAGCGCCGCTTCGTTTATCGGCATGGCCGGTACGGTGATGATCCTGGGTTACGACGGTTTGGCTTATATCATGGGCTGGACCGGAGGATATTTGCTGCTGACTTTCCTTCTGGCTCCCCAATTGCGTAAGTACGGTCGTTACACGGTGCCCGAATTTATTGGTGATCGCTTTGACAGTCATACGGCACGTATTATTGCTGCTGTGGGCACGATGATTATCAGTTTTGTTTATATCATTGGGCAACTGTCCGGGGCCGGAGTGGTCATCGGCCGTCTGTTCGAGATTAACACCGCCATCGGCACCATCATCGGGGTGATCGTCATCACGATTTACGCCACTTTTGGCGGAATGAAAGGCATTACCTGGACCCAGGTGGCCCAATACATCGTGCTTATTGTTGCTTACCTGATCCCGATTATTTTTATTTCACTGCAAATGACTGGCAACCCTTTGCCCTGGATGACTTACGGTGAGATTGTCTCCAAATTGGGCGAATTGGACCGGGAGCTGGGTTTGAGTGAATACTTTGCTCCCTTCAAGGAAACAAACAAAATGCAATTTGTTGCTCTTTTGTTCTGTTTGATGGCCGGAACAGCCGCCCTTCCCCACGTCATTGTTCGGTTCTATACGGTTTCAACCATGAAAGCCGCCCGGTGGAGCGGGGCTTGGGCTTTGGTGTTTATCGGTTTGTTGTACTTGTCCGCGCCGGCTTACGCTGCCTTTTCTCGCTTTATCCTGATGACACAAGTTGCCGGACGGCCGATCGATGATTTGCCGGCTTGGACCCAGTCCTGGATTGACACTGGCCTCTTGCAACTGATTGATACAAACGGAGACGGGATTTTGTACTGGGAAGAAATTGTGATTAGCAATGACATGGTGGTGATGGCCACACCTGAAATTGCCAATTTGGGTGTCTTCGTCATCGGTCTGGTCGCCGCAGGGGCCATGGCAGCTGCCCTGTCGACAGCTGGAGGACTGTTGATTGCCATTTCTTCCTCCTTTGCCCATGATATTTATTATCGCTTAATTAACCCGCAAGCCAGTGACAAAAAGCGCTTGTTTGTAGCACGCTTGTCTATCGCCATTGCCACCATTGTGGCTGGTTTGGTTGCTCTTGACCCACCGGGAGTCATCACCCAAATTGTGGCTTGGGCCTTCTCCCTGGCGGCAGGGACGTTCTTCCCCGTACTGCTCCTGGGCGTATGGTGGAAACGGGCCAATGCTAAAGGGGCGATCGCCGGCATGCTCTCCGGATTGATTATCACCTTGAGTTATATCATCGCCGCTCGTTATTTCGGGTTTAGCCTGTTTGGTGTCATTGACACGGGGGCAGGGATTTTCGGTGTCCCGGTTAACTTGCTGGTCACCTACTTCGTCTCTAAAATGACAGCCGAACCGTCCAAGAAGATTCAGGAAGAGGTTATGGATTTACGTTATCCTGAGCAAATGACCTATAAAGATGGTGAAGTGTGGATCCATGACAGCGCCAAATAA
- a CDS encoding DUF294 nucleotidyltransferase-like domain-containing protein — translation MTAPNNQHHTLAAAHVRHHPLFKGVDDAAFEQLYSRCQLLSFETHEIILHSKTERESLLLILNGTVEVFVQGAAVGKEEVLEILQTGDLIGLSSIADFLGEPVHIQTQHNVGVRSIEPTQCLDIPFDVLEQCWEDEEIRNYMLRQLAVRLKDVYASLAEQVYLAQRWGESEPFVRRVHDLMSSPVICAQSSDTIQHVARKMIDNNVSSVVVLEETRLAGIITESDLVRQMGTEIGNTQTQPSARSWMTPNPVTVNSDDYYYEALALFLTENIKHLPVIKDGQVVGMLTLSDLMRKKNRGLFDSIQTIEKADIAHLGRIKEAIYSVFANLLRDDLPVTHILEVLTTLYDRLVQHCLQLASETLKQKGLGGPPVPYCWLHMGSSGRAEQFMLTDQDHFLVYASVDHLDENDRHQAANYFSHLAETVVDYLQRAGFAKCKGNMMATNPDWRGPLSYWQQTLRQWALRATNNTLMQAHNFLAFRMVQGDQHLYEQFLQLIKEELKPSSIFLYRMAVLEKEHSVPTLDHPLRSLLRLGKKEIDLKKEALFPFHHALQILALHHGLYEGTPLDKMEHLVGKKVFTPSFKEELLYAYTGVMKIRMEHAWHQFNQKQPVSSRLPVSQLNYREKEDLRRALKTIRSLQQQMFIHFGM, via the coding sequence ATGACAGCGCCAAATAACCAACATCACACCCTTGCGGCCGCCCATGTTCGTCACCACCCCCTGTTCAAGGGGGTGGATGACGCTGCTTTTGAACAATTATACAGCCGCTGCCAGCTATTATCCTTTGAGACACATGAGATCATCCTTCATTCCAAGACCGAGCGGGAAAGCTTACTCTTGATTTTAAACGGCACAGTTGAGGTCTTCGTCCAAGGGGCTGCTGTAGGGAAAGAGGAAGTTTTGGAAATTTTGCAGACCGGAGATCTGATCGGCCTTTCCTCCATTGCTGATTTTCTTGGTGAGCCGGTCCATATCCAAACTCAGCACAATGTGGGAGTACGGAGCATTGAGCCCACCCAATGTTTGGACATTCCTTTTGATGTTCTGGAGCAGTGTTGGGAAGATGAAGAGATTCGCAATTACATGTTACGGCAGCTGGCCGTGCGCTTAAAAGATGTGTACGCCTCCCTGGCTGAACAAGTGTATTTGGCTCAGCGCTGGGGAGAAAGCGAACCCTTTGTCAGAAGAGTACATGACCTGATGTCCTCTCCCGTGATTTGCGCCCAATCGAGTGATACCATTCAACATGTGGCCCGGAAAATGATCGACAACAACGTCAGTTCGGTCGTTGTTTTGGAAGAGACACGTCTGGCAGGAATTATCACCGAAAGTGATCTGGTGAGGCAAATGGGCACGGAGATAGGTAACACACAGACACAGCCATCAGCCAGATCATGGATGACCCCCAACCCTGTCACTGTAAACAGTGATGACTACTACTACGAAGCACTGGCCTTGTTTTTAACCGAAAACATTAAACATCTTCCTGTGATCAAAGATGGCCAGGTTGTGGGCATGCTCACCTTGTCCGATCTGATGCGCAAGAAAAACCGCGGCTTATTTGATTCCATACAAACGATTGAAAAAGCGGATATTGCCCATCTTGGTCGCATTAAAGAGGCTATTTACTCCGTGTTTGCCAACTTACTACGAGATGACTTGCCGGTTACCCATATTCTGGAGGTTCTGACCACCTTATATGACCGGCTTGTCCAACATTGCCTCCAACTAGCAAGTGAAACATTAAAACAAAAAGGCTTAGGAGGGCCCCCTGTCCCCTATTGTTGGCTGCACATGGGCAGTTCGGGGCGAGCCGAACAGTTTATGTTGACGGACCAGGATCATTTTCTGGTCTATGCTTCCGTTGATCATCTCGATGAAAACGACCGCCATCAAGCCGCCAACTATTTTTCCCACTTGGCAGAAACCGTTGTCGATTATTTGCAACGGGCTGGCTTTGCCAAATGCAAAGGAAATATGATGGCTACCAACCCTGATTGGAGAGGTCCCCTTTCATACTGGCAACAAACCTTGCGCCAATGGGCATTGCGAGCAACTAACAACACCTTAATGCAGGCCCATAACTTCCTAGCATTCCGTATGGTACAAGGAGATCAACACCTTTATGAACAATTTTTGCAGTTAATCAAAGAGGAGTTAAAACCTTCTAGCATTTTTCTCTACCGTATGGCGGTATTGGAAAAAGAACACTCTGTACCCACCTTGGATCATCCTCTCCGTTCTCTGTTACGTCTGGGCAAAAAAGAGATTGATTTAAAAAAAGAAGCTTTATTTCCTTTCCATCATGCTTTGCAAATTTTGGCCCTTCATCATGGCCTGTATGAAGGAACACCGTTAGACAAGATGGAACATCTGGTTGGCAAAAAAGTCTTCACCCCTTCTTTTAAAGAGGAATTGCTTTATGCTTATACCGGAGTGATGAAGATCCGCATGGAGCATGCCTGGCACCAGTTTAACCAAAAGCAACCGGTTAGTTCCAGACTTCCTGTGAGCCAACTAAACTATCGGGAAAAAGAAGACTTACGCCGCGCGTTAAAAACAATTCGTTCCTTACAACAACAAATGTTTATCCATTTCGGGATGTGA
- a CDS encoding 3'-5' exonuclease: MFWKRKKLPFNFIQPIPLSTPIDQLSFVVLDTETTGLDVHRHDRLIELGAVLVKHNQVTDRVFHRFVNPEREIPPTVQQLTGIKPEVVQGALRSIEAIEQFFRFLEQYGGAGWVGFHLRFDLTVLRHELKRHHCTFETPQAIDLLHLIRLLHPTAVKQSLEDYARDWQVPLFARHTAVGDALTSAHLFTRLMQQLPQRGIQTWGDLIRAVERGQEQFAL; the protein is encoded by the coding sequence ATGTTTTGGAAGCGAAAAAAATTACCCTTCAACTTCATACAGCCCATTCCCCTGTCCACTCCTATTGACCAGCTTTCCTTTGTTGTTCTGGATACGGAAACGACCGGGTTGGACGTTCACCGTCACGATCGCTTGATTGAACTGGGAGCCGTCTTGGTGAAGCACAATCAGGTGACGGATCGTGTGTTCCACCGCTTTGTCAATCCTGAGCGGGAGATTCCACCCACTGTGCAGCAGCTGACGGGAATTAAGCCCGAAGTGGTGCAAGGTGCTCTCCGTTCCATCGAGGCCATTGAACAGTTTTTCCGTTTCCTTGAACAGTACGGAGGTGCAGGCTGGGTGGGGTTTCACCTTCGTTTTGATTTGACGGTGCTGAGGCATGAACTGAAACGGCATCACTGTACGTTTGAAACCCCGCAAGCCATTGATTTGCTACACCTTATCCGTTTATTACACCCCACAGCCGTCAAACAATCGCTGGAAGATTATGCCCGGGATTGGCAGGTTCCTCTCTTTGCGCGGCACACCGCTGTGGGAGATGCCTTGACCAGCGCCCACCTTTTTACCCGGCTGATGCAACAATTACCCCAGCGCGGCATTCAAACCTGGGGTGACTTAATCCGAGCTGTTGAACGGGGGCAGGAACAGTTTGCTTTATAA
- a CDS encoding YitT family protein has product MEIVRTYTMLTIGGLLQGIAMAIFLFPHAIPSGGAAAIAVLMQYLLHIPFEFTLWLVNFSLLSVAIKWLGYTSAIRTMYAVSVASITINLSYAYLHWANGYVWLDLLWGSMIFGLGVGLLLRQRASNGGMVILALIISVYKGYPPGKVMFWINSTIFLITAVVIEWKIIVLALLCQWLSTRIIDFIYKADMIRRLMAFLTVLAWRRR; this is encoded by the coding sequence ATGGAAATTGTAAGAACATACACTATGCTAACAATCGGTGGCCTGCTGCAGGGGATTGCCATGGCCATTTTTTTGTTCCCCCACGCCATTCCCTCCGGTGGAGCAGCAGCCATTGCCGTTCTAATGCAATACTTGCTGCACATTCCGTTTGAATTTACCCTCTGGCTGGTCAATTTTTCTTTACTGTCTGTGGCAATCAAATGGCTGGGCTATACCAGTGCTATTCGTACCATGTATGCGGTCTCTGTTGCTTCAATCACCATTAATCTGTCCTATGCCTATCTCCATTGGGCTAATGGCTATGTTTGGCTGGACTTGCTGTGGGGAAGCATGATCTTTGGTTTGGGTGTCGGCCTGTTACTACGTCAGCGGGCTTCCAACGGCGGCATGGTGATTTTGGCCCTGATTATTTCAGTTTATAAGGGCTATCCGCCTGGCAAGGTCATGTTTTGGATCAACTCTACCATATTTTTGATTACCGCTGTGGTCATTGAATGGAAGATCATTGTTTTAGCTCTCCTGTGCCAATGGCTGTCCACCCGTATCATCGACTTCATTTACAAAGCCGATATGATCAGGCGCTTAATGGCCTTTCTCACCGTTCTCGCCTGGCGAAGGCGATAG
- a CDS encoding tripartite tricarboxylate transporter substrate binding protein, with the protein MKKLILFVLLSTCLMVNLTGCTRETDVEAYPNKPIQLIVSYSAGAATDTQARIVAKYASQYLGQELVIVNRPGGGGQVGWNYFASVEPDGYILTAYNLPHIITQPMIGETSFQLDTFEPIVNWGWDPTVFAVRHDSPYQTLDALLEAVRQSPGTITIGHAGKFVGQHLAILLLEQEAAIHFEDVAYNGAADALAALLGGHIQVVAGNLSDMYRQGDEVRILAIATEERHPYAPDVPTFTELGYPSVKMSTDRGIAAKAGTPAEVINRLEESFLQLLHDEDFQEEMAQAGADLLIMNRNDLLQEFKQRQALYTDLLEGITTR; encoded by the coding sequence ATGAAAAAGCTCATCTTGTTCGTGTTGCTCAGCACATGTCTAATGGTCAATTTGACGGGCTGTACAAGGGAAACTGACGTAGAAGCATACCCGAACAAACCCATTCAATTGATTGTCTCCTATTCTGCCGGGGCAGCCACGGATACACAAGCCCGGATTGTAGCCAAATATGCCAGCCAGTATCTGGGTCAAGAGCTGGTGATTGTCAACCGACCGGGCGGTGGTGGCCAAGTAGGATGGAACTATTTTGCATCTGTGGAGCCGGATGGATATATACTGACTGCCTATAATTTGCCCCATATCATTACGCAACCCATGATTGGCGAAACATCTTTCCAGCTGGACACGTTTGAGCCTATTGTGAACTGGGGGTGGGACCCAACTGTTTTTGCCGTCAGACATGACAGCCCTTACCAAACATTAGATGCTTTGCTTGAAGCTGTCCGCCAATCTCCCGGCACGATCACGATCGGACATGCGGGAAAGTTTGTCGGTCAACACCTGGCTATTTTATTACTGGAGCAGGAGGCAGCGATCCATTTTGAAGATGTAGCCTATAACGGAGCAGCCGATGCCTTGGCAGCTTTATTGGGCGGTCATATACAAGTCGTGGCTGGCAATTTGTCCGATATGTACCGTCAGGGTGATGAGGTGCGCATTCTGGCCATTGCCACGGAAGAACGTCACCCGTACGCCCCAGATGTGCCCACCTTTACTGAACTAGGGTATCCAAGTGTAAAAATGAGCACGGACCGGGGGATCGCAGCCAAAGCAGGCACACCTGCTGAGGTGATTAACAGACTGGAAGAGAGTTTCCTGCAACTGCTCCATGATGAAGATTTCCAAGAAGAAATGGCCCAGGCGGGGGCCGACTTGCTGATTATGAACCGTAACGACCTTCTGCAAGAGTTTAAACAGCGCCAAGCGTTATATACAGATCTGTTGGAAGGCATCACCACCCGCTAA
- a CDS encoding tripartite tricarboxylate transporter permease — protein sequence MEYLLYILEVESILILGLGVLLGILVGALPGLTPTMGVALCIPFTFSLPPAYGLLLLGGIYCGSVYGGAIPSILFNVPGAPASIATTLDGYPLAKAGKARQALELATISSAIGGMFGMVLLLLFAPKLAVFSLQFGPTQSFWLAVFGITVIAAISPGSLSKGLIGGGIGILLSLIGISVFTGTPRFTFGMDALVGGIHVVTMLIGLFAFPQALRLIEGLIRYGEQVKDKVKTGPSSVWQSFKAVWRHPKALGIGSTIGAFVGILPGAGGNVASLVAYNEARRFSRNSERFGTGHKEGLISAESANNAMVGGSLVPLLILGIPGSPTAAIFLGGLLIHGIWPGQSLFVEHAPVAYSFLYGMLLAQAVLLALGLLTIGVVSKLVRIPHYFMAPVILSFSIIGAYATQNNLFDVYAMVIIGLVMYVLAKYGFSPAPIALGFILGPIAEVGLLQGLQIGRAEGSAFLYFVSGMWNVLLISLIVLTIALSVWKARQNKRPVTHAVRAVPVSWTVETAKRSLRRGRGIGWAVALILILVSLLYVIRLPKELSLLPMMTLLALFILAGCECAKSMRETTGQTELVGQKPRRQHQLTFVIFTMFISLVCLLTPVLGFYMQVLLLMVSVPLFVYLRKNKNRKANSLRIMVVSASFTLVLYLVFGAFIRVPLPAGVFSGW from the coding sequence ATGGAGTATCTCCTGTACATTCTGGAAGTGGAATCTATCCTCATCCTTGGACTGGGTGTCTTGTTGGGGATATTAGTTGGGGCTTTGCCCGGTTTAACCCCGACAATGGGGGTTGCCTTGTGTATCCCGTTTACGTTTTCTCTGCCGCCTGCTTATGGCTTGCTGCTTTTGGGAGGCATTTATTGCGGCAGTGTCTATGGCGGGGCCATCCCTTCCATTTTGTTTAATGTTCCAGGTGCACCGGCTTCCATTGCCACTACCTTGGACGGTTATCCGCTGGCCAAAGCTGGCAAGGCCAGGCAAGCTTTAGAGCTGGCTACCATCTCTTCTGCCATTGGCGGGATGTTTGGGATGGTGTTGCTCCTCTTGTTTGCACCTAAACTGGCTGTATTTTCTTTGCAGTTTGGGCCGACACAAAGTTTTTGGCTAGCCGTGTTTGGTATTACGGTGATTGCAGCCATCTCTCCAGGCTCCCTGAGCAAGGGATTAATCGGCGGAGGGATTGGGATTTTGCTATCCTTGATCGGGATCAGTGTGTTTACCGGAACACCCCGTTTTACATTTGGTATGGATGCACTTGTGGGGGGCATTCATGTGGTGACCATGCTCATTGGGTTGTTTGCTTTTCCCCAAGCACTACGTCTGATTGAAGGATTGATAAGGTATGGGGAACAAGTAAAGGATAAGGTGAAAACGGGGCCGTCTTCTGTGTGGCAATCTTTCAAAGCGGTGTGGCGCCATCCAAAGGCACTGGGAATTGGCAGTACCATCGGTGCCTTTGTGGGCATTTTGCCCGGAGCGGGAGGCAATGTGGCCAGTCTGGTGGCTTATAACGAAGCCCGGCGTTTTTCCCGTAACAGTGAGCGCTTTGGTACAGGGCACAAGGAAGGTTTGATCAGTGCCGAAAGTGCCAATAATGCCATGGTGGGTGGATCACTCGTTCCCTTGCTTATTTTGGGTATTCCCGGCTCTCCCACAGCGGCTATTTTTTTGGGCGGCTTGCTGATTCACGGCATTTGGCCTGGACAAAGTTTATTTGTGGAACACGCGCCGGTAGCCTATTCGTTCCTGTATGGCATGCTTCTGGCCCAAGCGGTGTTGCTTGCGCTGGGCTTGCTTACCATAGGCGTAGTGAGTAAATTGGTGCGCATTCCCCATTATTTTATGGCGCCAGTCATTTTATCCTTCAGCATCATTGGGGCCTATGCCACGCAAAACAACCTCTTTGATGTGTATGCCATGGTCATCATTGGCCTGGTCATGTATGTGCTGGCCAAATATGGCTTTTCTCCAGCCCCTATTGCCTTGGGGTTTATTCTGGGCCCTATTGCCGAAGTGGGCCTGTTACAAGGCTTGCAAATTGGCAGGGCGGAAGGGTCGGCTTTCTTGTATTTTGTCAGCGGAATGTGGAATGTCCTTCTGATCAGCCTCATCGTACTGACCATTGCCTTGTCCGTCTGGAAAGCACGGCAAAATAAAAGGCCCGTCACCCACGCTGTCCGGGCTGTTCCGGTATCCTGGACGGTTGAGACGGCCAAAAGAAGCTTGCGGCGGGGAAGGGGAATAGGATGGGCTGTTGCTCTGATATTGATCCTGGTTAGTCTCTTGTATGTGATCCGTTTGCCCAAAGAATTGTCCCTATTGCCTATGATGACACTTTTGGCGTTATTCATTTTGGCGGGATGTGAGTGTGCAAAAAGCATGAGGGAAACAACTGGTCAAACAGAACTGGTAGGGCAAAAACCACGCAGGCAGCATCAGTTGACTTTTGTCATATTTACAATGTTTATTAGCTTGGTGTGCCTCTTAACCCCAGTGCTGGGCTTTTATATGCAAGTGCTGTTGTTAATGGTCTCTGTCCCGCTGTTTGTTTATCTGCGCAAAAATAAAAATAGAAAGGCCAACTCTCTAAGGATTATGGTTGTCTCTGCCTCGTTTACTCTTGTTCTTTATCTGGTTTTTGGCGCTTTCATTCGTGTACCGCTGCCTGCAGGCGTGTTTAGCGGGTGGTGA
- a CDS encoding MFS transporter, whose translation MIMTLGNSMLIPILPQMRSALDLTQFEVSLTITVFSVAGAIFIPFFGYLSDYFSRKAVIIPALILYALGGVVAGMAPVLFSEQAYTWILAGRIMQGIGAAGTTPIAMALTGDLFKGGQESKVLGLVEASNAFGKVISPILGASLALIFWYAVFFAYPAFGLISLVLTWIFVQEQAKKAAALPFGQYLKGLLTIFKHEGRWLLSAYLAGAVCLFTLFGILFYLSDVLEKTYQVNGVLKGGVLAIPLLVMLTTAYITGSLIKKNQQLMKNLIVAGLVLMTISFALLVFFTNLYAFIGILLLSSVGTGLVLPCLNSFITGAVGKARRGFVTSLYGSVRFLGVASGPPVFGWLMGWSRTGMFLTTAGLTLLTALLILLTVRVAAPDPAGETKDSLFKKMQPVE comes from the coding sequence ATGATCATGACCCTTGGCAATTCCATGTTAATACCTATTTTACCACAGATGCGTTCAGCATTAGATCTCACCCAATTTGAAGTGAGCCTGACCATTACGGTATTTTCCGTAGCGGGAGCCATCTTCATCCCCTTTTTTGGATATTTGTCTGATTATTTTTCGCGCAAAGCAGTCATTATTCCTGCTTTAATTTTGTATGCCTTGGGAGGCGTTGTGGCTGGAATGGCCCCAGTGTTGTTTTCGGAGCAAGCTTACACCTGGATTTTGGCCGGACGGATTATGCAGGGCATTGGCGCAGCAGGAACCACGCCGATTGCTATGGCCTTGACAGGGGATTTGTTTAAAGGAGGGCAGGAAAGCAAAGTATTGGGTTTAGTTGAGGCTTCCAATGCTTTTGGAAAAGTTATTTCCCCCATCCTGGGCGCGTCGTTGGCGCTTATCTTCTGGTATGCCGTTTTTTTTGCCTATCCTGCATTCGGCTTAATCTCCCTGGTCTTAACCTGGATTTTTGTGCAAGAACAGGCCAAAAAGGCTGCGGCCCTTCCCTTCGGTCAGTATCTGAAAGGATTGCTCACCATCTTTAAACATGAGGGACGCTGGCTGCTCAGTGCCTACCTGGCCGGGGCTGTCTGTTTGTTTACTTTGTTCGGTATTCTCTTTTACTTATCCGATGTATTGGAAAAGACGTATCAGGTTAATGGGGTGTTAAAAGGAGGCGTATTGGCCATTCCGCTTTTAGTTATGCTAACCACGGCGTATATCACCGGAAGTTTGATTAAGAAAAACCAGCAGCTCATGAAAAATTTGATTGTGGCCGGACTTGTCTTGATGACGATATCCTTTGCCTTGCTCGTTTTTTTTACCAATTTGTATGCCTTTATCGGGATTTTGCTGCTCTCCAGTGTGGGCACGGGACTGGTCTTGCCTTGTCTCAACAGCTTTATTACCGGTGCGGTAGGTAAGGCCCGACGGGGATTCGTCACTTCATTGTACGGATCCGTCCGCTTTCTGGGGGTTGCTTCAGGTCCCCCTGTTTTCGGATGGTTAATGGGCTGGTCACGGACAGGCATGTTTTTGACAACAGCTGGTTTGACTTTGTTGACAGCCTTGCTGATTTTACTTACGGTCCGCGTGGCAGCCCCAGATCCCGCTGGGGAAACCAAGGACTCATTGTTTAAAAAAATGCAGCCTGTAGAGTAA
- a CDS encoding DUF485 domain-containing protein has protein sequence MIEQKKRWQIGLTLFFFFYFISLPMLTSLAPTVMNITVVGPLTLAWLLALSQFIMIGSVAVVYYCLMKRLEREVDRP, from the coding sequence GTGATTGAACAGAAAAAACGGTGGCAAATAGGCTTAACCTTATTTTTCTTTTTCTATTTTATCTCCCTGCCCATGTTAACCTCCCTGGCCCCGACCGTGATGAACATCACGGTTGTGGGACCACTGACCCTGGCCTGGCTCTTGGCTTTATCCCAATTTATTATGATTGGGAGCGTGGCTGTTGTGTATTACTGCCTGATGAAACGTTTGGAAAGAGAAGTGGATCGCCCATGA